The genomic interval CAACATACCGGCCTGCTGGAAGAACTGGGTGTGGAAAAAGATGAACGTGGCAATGTAAAAGCCAGTGAGAAAGCTTACCAGACCACCATACCAAAAGTATTTGCTGCCGGCGATATGCGCCGTGGACAATCCCTGGTGGTATGGGCAATCAGTGAAGGTCGTGAGTGTGCGAGGAAAGTGGATGAATTCCTGATGGGCGCATCACAACTGGAAAGTAAAGATGATTCATTGCAGGCATTGGCCGTTTAAGAACACCAATGCTGCAGAGAACTACTTATAAAAATATCAAAGAGTCTCATAAGCAGGTTTAGATTTTGTTGTAACCTTCAGCCGGGCCGGGTCTTTACCCGGCCTTTTGCTTGCCTGTAAACCGGACTGCCTTTTTTTGCCATATATTTACACAATAATTATCCCTAAACACCCTATGAGAGCACTTTTACTGTCCCTGTTAGCTGGCCTGTTCCTGTTGCCAGCCTATGCCCAGAAAAGAATTTTTTTGCGTTCTTACGAAAAAAAACTGGATAGTGTCAGGCACTATCAGAGGCTTCTCATTGTAGGAGAAGGAGGAATGCAGGCACGTATGTATATGGACAACCTTTCTGCTGAACTAATCAAGGAATTCAAATCCCGGCAGATAGAATGCAAATATGAATACCTGGGCGATCACCATAAAATAGATACAGATCTTATACTCAAGAAAGCTGAAGCCTGGCCACATGATGCGGTACTCCGATTTTCGCCGCTGACGGCATTTGAAAGAGATGCAGCCCGTCTTAACAACTTTGAACCGTATACTTCTAACGTACAGCAGTTCCTGGTGAATGATTTTGATGTTACGCTGAACGAGGGCGAGGGCACGATATGGTATGCGCGGTTGGAGACAACGATTGAATTCGGAAAACTAACTGTTTACAGAAGGATCCGCAAGGTGATCCTGGACGACCTGGAGAAGCAGAACGTACTGCCACACTGATCTTGCTACCTTAAAAACAGTACATTTGTAATCATATGAGGCAGTTGGTACTTTTTATCATGTTATGCACAGGCCTTGTGCAATTTACATCCGCCCAGGTTGGCACTTCGGTTTACGATACCCACCAATATAAAAAAGGGATCTATAAAACTTTCCAGGAATTCAGGGCAAACACGCCTTCTATTACCGGCACCATTACGGTAAAAAACAGGACCCCTGCAGCACAGGTTTACCTCTTGTCGGCACCTAACGAGTTGAATCTGGTAGACTCCTCCGGGAAAGAACAGAAAGTGAAAAAATACTGGGGTTATTCAGACGGTACTTCTATTTACATAAAAGACAATGGCCTGAATAAGCTGGAAGAGATCGGATACTATTGCCTGTATCGCATTCATGCCATTACCTCTGCCGCTCCCAACAGGGCCACAGGTGGTATGGTGTTCGAGAACACGCCTCCTCCCACGGCCGACAAAAGGGTACTGAACCTGGCAACAGGCGATGTATATGACCTGACGCTGTTCAATATGCGCAGGTATATCCTCCCTCAGGACACTGCCTTACTAAGGGAATTCAACGAAGACAAGCAGAACAAGAACAGATTGGTCTATTATATCCAGAAGTTTAACCAGCGCAACACGCCCTCCTGGTAATATGAATATCCGGCATTTTATTTCAAAAGTCCTGTCCATGACGGGACTTTTTTTATACCTTCCGGCTCAGCAGGTATAGTATTTGTTTGTTTAACCAGATTAGCATACATACCCTAAAGTGTTTTATTTCAGTAAATTACTGTATAAGTAACCTTATTTCATAGTGACAGATCCATCTACAAAGGAAGAAATACATCATGGTCGTCCCTGGTGGCGATGGTTATTGTGGGGACTTGTTGTCATCCTGATACTGCCTGTAATGGTCGTATTACTCTTGCAACTGGCCCCTGTGCAGGACTATATTCGCCGGCAGGGAGAGCAGTATCTGCAAAACAAACTCCATACAAAAGTGCGTATCGGGCATCTCCGTATGCGGGGATGGCGATATCTGGAACTGAAAAATGTATATGTTGCCGATAAAGCATCAAAGACTTTGCTGTTTTCAGGTTCATTAAAAGTGCGGTACAATTTGTTGGCTTTTATCAACAATGAGTTGCGCGTTAATGGTTTGGAATGGGATTCTGTACTCGTCAATGTTTACCGCAACCAGGGGGATAGCACCTATAATTATCAGTTCATCCTGGATGCTTTCGTGTCAAAAAAGACTGAACCAGATACCCTATCTGAAGAGACAGGCACTTCACTTCAGTACCGTATTAAAGATGTAAGCCTCCGGCAGGTAAGGCTCCGCTTCGCGGATGCAGAAGGTGGAATGACCGCCATTGTGCATTTTCGTGAATTGCATATTGACCCGGACGACCTGTTGCTGGATCAGGGCCTATATGCCTTTCGGGGTATTGAACTGAATGGCTTAAAGGGTTTATATACACAGGGTTACCGTCCTAAAGCACTGACCAACGCCGCCCCTCCGCCCACACCGGCCGATACCGCCAGTACCCCGTTCCACCTGTTGTTGAAAAAACTGCACATTAAAAACAGCGCCTTCTTATATGCAGATGAGGCCAGTGGCCTGTCCACCGTTTGGCGCATCAGTGACTTCCGCTTGCTGAACTCAAGCATTGATCTGGATTCTACCCTGGTACAGATAGGCGATCTGAAGATCGGCAAAACAGCGGGCGTGTTTACCTTATCGTCTCCTAAAGATACTTCCTCACCAGTGCCTACGGACAGTCTTCCTAACACCTGGAAAGTGCTGGCCACCAAAGCAGAACTGGAACACCTGGATTTCAAATTTGACAACAATGCGGCGCCTCCGCCAAGAGGAGCGGGGAATGATCCGGATTATAATCATCTCCTGCTGTACAATCTCAATACTTCCATTTCCAATATTATTTACAAGCCCGACACCATTAGCGCAGTGCTTAAGAAACTGGAAACCAAAGAGAAATCCGGTTTTGCTGTGCATGAGGCCCGTTTCAATGTGTTATTCACACCCCAATCGCTGGCTTTGCAGAACATGCTCATTGAAACCAATAAGAGCCTGCTCAGGAAACAGATTGCCGTAACAGTGCCTTCATGGTCGTCGCTCTCTGAGAAGAATATGGATCTGTTACAGCTCCGCGCTAATATCGACTCTTCCCATATCTCCCTTGGCGAATGGTTGCCTTTTGTGCCGGATTCACGTAAGAACCCGGCAATGAAACCGCTGTGGGATAAGGAGATAGATGTAACAGCGGTATTGAAGGGCAGCCTGGGTAAACTGATCATAGAAACATTACGTATAGCAGATAACGTTGGAAACCGGATTCATACAAGTGGGGATATAGAACATGCAACAGATGCCAACCGCTTCTTTGCAAATCTGCCTTCTGTATATATTCAGTCGGGCAATAAACAATTAAGGTCCTGGCTACCGGCAGGTACCCTGCCGGATACGCCCCGCTTACCGGAACAGCTGCTTATTACAGGCAAGGTGCTTGGCGGCATGCAGGACCTGAAAACACAGCTGCAGCTTACAAGTAGCTCGGCCAACGCACAATTGTCTGCGCACCTGGTGAATATCATGGACAGCGTCCGCGCCCGTTATGATGTAGCACTGGCTTCTTTCAAAATACATCCGGGTATCCTGCTGTACGATACAAGCATGGGCTGGATCAGTGGACGGGCATCCGCTTCCGGACAAGGTTATACGTTTCCGGGTATGATAGCGCGGGCATCTGTTAACCTGGATGCGGCTACTTACAATCGTTATACCTATCATGATATAGCCATAAACGGCAATATAGACAAACGGCAGTTACAAGCACAGGGTCAAAGTAATGACACAAGTATCACCCTGGCCTTTGATGTCAATGCCTTATTAAATGATACGAGTGTACAGTCACTACAGGCATCCCTGCAAATGGACAAGGCAGACCTGTATACCACCAATTGGTACAGCGCCCCGCTGATACTCAAGGGAAACCTGACAGCTGACTTCAGCAGCCTCGCGCCGCAGCGCCTTGTGGGCAATGCTTTTTTTCATAATTGGCAGATCGCTACAAACGGACAGGTATTTCCACTGGATACCATTGCGCTCATTGCCAAATATGAGGACCAGCAATACCTGGCACTGGAAGGCCCCTTTGGATTTATACATGCCAATGGCAACATCGACTATACGAAAATAGGTGGCGCTTTCGGGCAGTTGATCAATAAACCACTCCAACCTTACGATAGCGCCAGGCTTGTGCAGCTACCTGCCGGACAAACGCTGGCGTGGAATGCCTCCTTAACCTGGCCCCGTAGTTTGAGGAATATGGCGCCCGGACTCCGGATGGAATATCCATTGCTTATTGACGGACGTTTGAATACTGATAGTAGTCTCCTGGTGATGAACGCCAATCTGCTCAAGCTGGCTTATGACTCATTGCTCGTTGACAGCGTAAAACTTGCTGCACGGATACAGGATACTTCACTCAATGCAACGGTGGACCTTGCAAGATTGTATCATAAGATTGCACCACTGAACCATACACAATTAAAAGCCAATGCGGTGGGCGGTAAGCTGGAATGGGACCTCTTGCTGGATGATATCAGACGCAGACCAAAATATAAAGCCGGAGGCTATGTTACTTTCCTGCCGGCCAATGCCATGGAACTATCTCTGAAAACAGACCTCCTGCTCAATAAGCAACAATGGAAAGTGGACGACAATAACCGCATCCACCTGATCAATGGCCATCCGGATACGGCTCAACTGATGCTTTCCTATCAAAACCAGTCCATACAGGTGCAGACACTACGGGATAGTGGCCAGGGCAAACTGCCTCCATTGAAGGCCACTATTAAAGACTTCAAATTATCTACTATTACGGCATTACTTTCATCCGATACTTTACTGGCCAACGGGATACTGAATGCAGAAGCCCAGGTCAGTAACCTTGACAATGCTCCCCTGATAAAGAGCACTTTAAAAATAGATTCCCTCGTTTTCAGAGGCACCCCGGTCGGCACGCTGGATGCAAATGTGGCAACCCCTCAGGCCAACCAATATAAACTTAGCGCTAATCTAAGCGGCAACCAGAACGATGTGAAAGTGGAGGGTACTTATGATAGTACTATCAATGCAAAGGTCGATATCAACAATATCAACATGGCATCGCTCGAGGCTTTTACATTCGGGAACGTAACACGTATGCATGGTAGTGCAGATGGACAGTTCAGCATTACCGGCACTACAGATAAGCCTAAGGTGCTGGGCACACTGCATTTCAACGATGCCGGTGGTACCGTTACGTCTGTAGGTGCCCGCCTGCGTTTGCCGGATGAAACCATCACCATGGACGAGAGGGGTGTTGCATTTAACCAGTTCGTGGTTGCCGACAGTCTTGACAATGAACTGGTGGTGGATGGCCGTATCAATAC from Chitinophaga filiformis carries:
- a CDS encoding translocation/assembly module TamB domain-containing protein, whose translation is MTDPSTKEEIHHGRPWWRWLLWGLVVILILPVMVVLLLQLAPVQDYIRRQGEQYLQNKLHTKVRIGHLRMRGWRYLELKNVYVADKASKTLLFSGSLKVRYNLLAFINNELRVNGLEWDSVLVNVYRNQGDSTYNYQFILDAFVSKKTEPDTLSEETGTSLQYRIKDVSLRQVRLRFADAEGGMTAIVHFRELHIDPDDLLLDQGLYAFRGIELNGLKGLYTQGYRPKALTNAAPPPTPADTASTPFHLLLKKLHIKNSAFLYADEASGLSTVWRISDFRLLNSSIDLDSTLVQIGDLKIGKTAGVFTLSSPKDTSSPVPTDSLPNTWKVLATKAELEHLDFKFDNNAAPPPRGAGNDPDYNHLLLYNLNTSISNIIYKPDTISAVLKKLETKEKSGFAVHEARFNVLFTPQSLALQNMLIETNKSLLRKQIAVTVPSWSSLSEKNMDLLQLRANIDSSHISLGEWLPFVPDSRKNPAMKPLWDKEIDVTAVLKGSLGKLIIETLRIADNVGNRIHTSGDIEHATDANRFFANLPSVYIQSGNKQLRSWLPAGTLPDTPRLPEQLLITGKVLGGMQDLKTQLQLTSSSANAQLSAHLVNIMDSVRARYDVALASFKIHPGILLYDTSMGWISGRASASGQGYTFPGMIARASVNLDAATYNRYTYHDIAINGNIDKRQLQAQGQSNDTSITLAFDVNALLNDTSVQSLQASLQMDKADLYTTNWYSAPLILKGNLTADFSSLAPQRLVGNAFFHNWQIATNGQVFPLDTIALIAKYEDQQYLALEGPFGFIHANGNIDYTKIGGAFGQLINKPLQPYDSARLVQLPAGQTLAWNASLTWPRSLRNMAPGLRMEYPLLIDGRLNTDSSLLVMNANLLKLAYDSLLVDSVKLAARIQDTSLNATVDLARLYHKIAPLNHTQLKANAVGGKLEWDLLLDDIRRRPKYKAGGYVTFLPANAMELSLKTDLLLNKQQWKVDDNNRIHLINGHPDTAQLMLSYQNQSIQVQTLRDSGQGKLPPLKATIKDFKLSTITALLSSDTLLANGILNAEAQVSNLDNAPLIKSTLKIDSLVFRGTPVGTLDANVATPQANQYKLSANLSGNQNDVKVEGTYDSTINAKVDINNINMASLEAFTFGNVTRMHGSADGQFSITGTTDKPKVLGTLHFNDAGGTVTSVGARLRLPDETITMDERGVAFNQFVVADSLDNELVVDGRINTPDFSQYNFNLNINSDNFMILGEQQDPKQLYYGPAFIDTRIRVRGNLDLPRVDASLKLRDKSKITVTLPSEEPGVANREGVIVFVDKSNPVDSSLFKTVDSLRFQNPRLKGINFSGNAEITPESIIKIIIDPVNGDFVEAQGTANINATLDASSKMTLTGRYEISEGKYEMSLNQLIKRSFSIEKGSTITFSGDAMDADLNITARYTVNAAAADLVQDQLTNMSQTDRNRYRQKLPFYVYLRIKGAMMKPEISFELDMPEAEQNAFNGSVYNRLKQINQIPSELNKQVMGLLVLNSFIPDDPLASDGGGSGDFGVRNMARQSVSKILSQQLNNLAGNLIKGIDLNFDVESREDYSTGNAQETTNLKVGASKKLFNERLSVSVGSNVMLQGENQANPSSLVGDISIEYKLTKDGRYRVRVYQRNDNSTVIEGQVVETGVAFALIMDYDEFREIFHRVKSQEKKKKLRNKKTVSNKTK